tcctctgctgtAGATTCAGAGTATTCTGAAAGGTCTTAGGCAGACCAATGGATTAACTCTGCCTGCCTATGGCAAAAGCCAGGTgagcctctctccttccttccttctctctcttgggCTATCGTTCTTCCCTGCTATCTTTTTCCCTTTTGTTATTTTACACCTGTCTCTTTCCTTCTACTTCACTCTCTCTTCAGCTCTCTTGTATCTGTCCCACTCCCTCCCTACTGTTTCTCTATCCCACCCCTTCTGTTTTTGCTCCTCTTCTCTCCCGCATGCTATTCCTTATGGTCACTGGTTGCTCATAAGTCATTTTGCTACAGTGAGAGAAGTGCTTGGTATTTATTTAGCCATTGTTGACTTACTAACATTCTACCAGTATTAAGCCTAGCTAAATGCTGGGTCAGTCCATCTGGCCGTGAGGTTTATAACTTCTGGACCTGATGTTTACTTTATTTACCATACTGGCATGTCTCCATCAGTGAAAACAAGATGTGTTCATGTGTGATTGTCCGTCCATGTGTTGTGATTGTGGTCTCTGACACTACCTTGTGTTCTAGGATATGATGTGggcatgtgtatgtgtgctgtGTATGTTTCCAAATTGCTATAACCACGCACTCTCTGGATGAGCACTGAAAAgtaatggctgtgtgtgttgctgcctCAGACCCACGTCCATGGGGAGGTGAGGGGGTCCCCAGTTACCCAGCTACTGGAGGACCCAAACGGAGAGACCGGCCGCGGCTCTCCTGTGTCTAACCCTGCTAGCTCTGCTACTAACCCTGGGTGTGCAAGCCAATCCCACAACACTGACCTGCAGCAGGTGTGTCCCTCcgtcagtcttctctctctctcggtctcagtgtctctctctctgggtctctctctctgggtctctctctctgggtctctctctctctgggtctctctctctctgggtctctctctctctgggtctctctctctctgggtctctctctctctgggtctctctctctctgggtctctctctctctgggtctctctctctctgggtctctctctctctgggtctctctctctctgggtctctctctctctgggtctctctctctctgggtctctctctctctgggtctctctctctctgggtctctctctctctgggtctctctctctctgggtctctctctctctgggtttctctctctctgggtttctctctctctgggtttctctctctctgggtttctctctctctgggtttctCTCTCGGTGGGTCTCTCTCTCGGTGGGTCTCTCTCTcggtgggtctctctctctctctctcggtgggtctctctctctcggtgtgtctctctctctctctctctcggtgtgtctctctctctctctctctcggtgtgtctctctctctctctctctctcggtgtgtctctctctctctctctctctcggtgtgtctctctctctctctctctctcggtgtgtctctctctctctctctctctcggtgtgtctctctctctctctctctctcggtgtgtctctctctctctctctctctcggtgtgtctctctctctctctctctctcggtgtgtctctctctctctctctctcggtgtctctctctctctctctctctcggtgtgtctctctctctctctctcggtgtgtctctctctctctctctctctctctctctctctctctctcggtgtgtctttctctctcggtgtctctctctctctgtctctctctctctctctctctcggtgtgtgtgtctctctctctctctcggtgtgtctctctctcggtgtgtgtgtttctctctctctctcggtgtgtctctctcggtgtgtctctctctctctctcggtgggtctctctctctctctcggtgggtctctctctctctctcggtgggtctctctctctctctctcggtgtctctctctctctctctctcggtgtctctctctctctctctctcggtgtgtctctctctctctctcggtgtgtctctctctctctctcggtgtgtctctctctctctctctctctcggtgtgtgtctctctctctctctcggtctctctctctctctctctctcggtgtgtctctctctctctctctctcgctgtgtctctctctctctctctctctctctcgctgtgtctctctctctctctctctcgctgtgtctctctctctctctctctctctctctctctcggtgtgtctttctctctcggtgtctctctctctctgtctctctctctctctctctctcggtgtgtgtgtctctctctctctctcggtgtgtctctctctcggtgtgtgtgtttctctctctctctcggtgtgtctctctcggtgtgtctcgctctctttctctcggtgtgtctctctctctctcgttttctctcggtgtgtctctctctctcgttttctctcggtgtgtgtctctctctctctctctgtgtgtctctctctcgtggtctctctctgtgtctctctctctcgggtctctctcggtgtgtgtgtctctctctcgggtctctcttggtgtgtgtgtgtctctctctctcggtgtgtctctctctcggtgtgtttctctctgtgtctctctctctcgggtctctctcggtgtgtgtgtctctctctcgggtctctctcggtgtgtctctctctctctcggtgtgtgtgtgtgtggctctctcggtgtgtttctctctctctcggtttgtctctctctcggttctctctctcggtgtgtctctcggtctttctctctcgctcggtctctctcggtgtgtccatctctctccctctcggtcggtatctctctctctctcggtgtgtctctctctctctctctctcggatagGCCTAGCTTACGTTTAACGTATTCACCTCCCTCAGTTTCACTCACAGCTatttcctctttctttctcttcttctctctgccgCAGAACTGCCCCCATGACGGTAATGAAAACCATGCGGACGAGAATAGGTTGGTCGCCTCGTCATCCAatgtacacccacacacacacctctcaatcCCTCTTCAGAATGAGTCTGTCCCCTGGTCCTCACTACCCCTTCTCTACCCTTCACTGCCCTGCCCCCCTCACCTGCAACTGTTGATCACACACACAGAATTAGAAGCACAGTTATGATGGCTGGCAGTGCAATTTGTCACATTGAATGCCCGAATACCCAATCAGACTGGTGTGTTCATTACCAAATAATACTGGGCTAATGTTGTGTtttttgttggtgtgtgtgtgtcaacagaCCCCTGTCATCCACAGAGAGCCTGCGGCAGCTCTCACAGCAGCTCAACGGTCTTCTCTCTGGGGTATGTACTTTATGGCCACAAAAAGGAGAAATTTGGCTTTTAAGATCCAGGCGACCCCTGAGATGTGCACATTGGATAAGTGCAAGCAGCTCACCCCAGTCTCTTACTTGCTTTGGATATTTGCTTGCTCCCAGTTTAGTACGTTGCATAATCAAGAGTGTTATTTGTGATACTCTCATTGGCTTTGAGAAGCTTGCTTTATTGTGGTTTGACTTGTACTGTTTTGTTTCTTTCCCGACCTATTCTAGTCATCCACCACCTATATAAATGGAGACAGTGCTCCCTCGCCAACCAATGAAAAAGAACTGGAGGTAAGTGACACATCACAACACCACACGTTGCTCCCTCGTCATGGACACGGTACACTGGGAAAAGCACTATAAAATGCTATCCATTTGTTCTGATCAGACAGACCCAGTCCCACTCTCCCCGAAGGTGCCCTTGTGGCCCCAGGTTATGTAGAGGTattctgtcctctgtccactctcAATCCACACaggcccctctcctctctcacaatCCCTCCATTCTTGTTCTCTGTGCAGGTATGTGACTGGCCTCGGCCACACAGCTCACATGACCACTTCCTGTTCCTGCCCTGCGTCCTGTCTCGGGTTAcacacacatgtactccacaTAAGTGATACTCATGATTAGAACTGAGTTTGTGTTGCATGGCTGAGACAACAATGCAATCTGAAAGATCGGCGCAGTCAGAACAGAGCAAATGTATGAATTGCTGTCCAGGCCTCCCCACTGTACCTTGCCCAGGCCCTGCAAACATACAACGTTTAatgcataaaaaatatatatattttgtctgCTCTATTCATATCTCTCTTGCTCTTGTCTGATAGTCCTCAGACCTCACCTGTTAGATTGCCTTGTAGATTGATGGAGTCTATATAGAGAATGGACTCTCTTCTGTTTGCAAATAATATTTTCAGGCATCATCTTTCCAAAGCCTTGATCTGAGCTAGCTATAGGTCCCTCTCACTAGGATTTTACAGGATACAACATTTTGTTACAGTGACTACTGGGTTGTGACTTGTTAAATTGGCTGAGATCACATTAGGGACTTGTATGTTCTTATTGTGGTCATGCATGTTATGTGGACTTCTAGAGAAACTGGGGTCATGTGAACCCATTAGATCTCATTAGATTACACTCTCCAGTCTGACCGTGTATTGCTGAACTCTTCACTAGTTACCCATCCTCACTGTGTATGACCTCTCTGAATACTAGTAGGATCAACAAGTACCTGCTGACATCTTTTTCTGTTTGTTAGGTGTTATGTACTTTCCCTGAGGGAGAAGGTGTTATGTACTTTCCCTGAGGGAGAAGGTGTTATGTACTTTCCCTGAGGGAGAAGGTGTTATGTACTTTCCCTGAGGGAGAAGGTGTTATGTACTTTCCCTGAGGGAGAAGGTGTTATGTACTTTCCCTGAGGGAGAAGGTGTTATGTACTTTCCCTGAGGGAGAAGGTGTTATGTACTTTCCCTGAGGGAGAAGGTGTTATGTACTTTCCCTGAGGGAGAAGGTGTTATGTACTTTCCCTGAGGGAGAAGGTGTTATGTACTTTCCCTGAGGGAGAAGGTGTTATGTACTTTCCCTGAGGGAGAAGGTGTTATGTACTTTCCCTGAGGGAGAAGGTGTTATGTACTTTCCCTGAGGGAGAAGGTGTTATGTACTTTCCCTGAGGGAGAAGGTGTTATGTACTTTCCCTGAGGGAGAAGGTGTTATGTACTTTCCCTGAGGGAGAAGGTGTTATGTACTTTCCCTGAGGGAGAAGGTGTTATGTACTTTCCCTGAGGGAGAAGGTGTTATGTACTTTCCCTGAGGGAGAAGGTGTTATGTACTTTCCCTGAGGGAGAAGGTGTTATGTACTTTCCCTGAGGGAGAAGGTGTTATGTACTTTCCCTGAGGGAGAAGGTGTTATGTACTTTCCCTGAGGGAGAAGGTGTTATGTACTTTCCCTGAGGGAGAAGGTGTTATGTACTTTCCCTGAGGGAGAAGGTGTTATGTACTTTCCCTGAGGGAGAAGGTGTTATGTACTTTCCCTGAGGGAGAAGGTGTTATGTACTTTCCCTGAGGGAGAAGGTGTTATGTACTTTCCCTGAGGGAGAAGGTGTTATGTACTTTCCCTGAGGGAGAAGGTGTTATGTACTTTCCCTGAGGGAGAAGGTGTTATGTACTTTCCCTGAGGGAGAAGGTGTTATGTACTTTCCCTGAGGGAGAAGGTGTTATGTACTTTCCCTGAGGGAGAAGGTGTTATGTACTTTCCCTGAGGGAGAAGGTGTTATGTACTTTCCCTGAGGGAGAAGGTGTTATGTACTTTCCCTGAGGGAGAAGGTGTTATGTACTTTCCCTGAGGGAGAAGGTGTTATGTACTTtccctgagggagagagagaaggtgttatGTACGTtccctgagggagagagagaaggtgttatGTACTTTCcctgaaggagagggagaaggtgtTATGTACTTTCcctgaaggagagggagaaggtgtTATGTACTTTCcctgaaggagagggagaaggtgtTATGTACTTTCCCTGAGGGAGAAGGTATTATGTACTTTCCCTGAGGGAGAAGGTGTTATTTACTTTCcctgaaggagagggagaaggtgtTATTTACTTTCcctgaaggagagggagaaggtgtTATTTACTTTCACATTAATGAGTTACTGTTTTGTATTTCTCCTCCCATCGCTGTTTTTCTTTTCCTtcaattctccctccctccccccccttttttttttttcttctttcgaTGCATGCTGCGTGCACGTCAGAGTCGAAACCAGGAGCTGGCAGCCGCACTGGACTCCAGCAACCTAACAAACAATCAGCTCAATACCAAGCTAGACCGGCTGGTAAGAGTGTGTGCTCGTGGGAGTTTGGCGTTCTGCCTTGTGTGGCAAATAACCCCTGACAGCCCCCATAGCAAGACTGACTGGCCACAGATTGACTAGCAAATGACGTAACACCCTGGATAAACAGCAGCTGCGCTGAGTGGTAGCACAGTCGGTTTTGTTTATTCACCTCATAAATAATTTCATTGCACTGCCCTGTTCCCATTGGTAACAGCCAAGCTTTTACATGCTCACCAAGATGGACACGCTGACTGAAATGAGGGAATGTTTAGACCAACTGCATTGATATTTCTTCTGGAGCCATCTTGCTAACAGCTAACCGTTGCTAACCCCACTGGCTAGGCTAATACGCTGCTGTGCTTCTCTTGAGTATGCGAGGGAGCTTCCTTGGTGCTCAACAGTGATTTAACTCTTGAAGAGCGAAAGGAGATGACatggtgtagggttagatgggTGACTTACTGGagatgttggggtggtggtttGAAGTCTATGAGgtggggatgatgatgatgatatggaTTTTTCCTCTGTCCTGTTTTGTCTGACAGACCGAGCAATCTCAGGAGCTCACAGATCAGCTGCAAAAGGTGAGCAGACTAAGGAAgactctctcattctctcgtcTCCCCCTCAGTGGACAATGACAGGATGTTTTCTGTGTGCTTTCTTTGATCAGGAGCGAAGAGAGTTTGAACAGAAGTGTGTGAAGGAGCAAGGAGCAATGCGGGAacagctacaggtacacacacacacacacagaaggaacTTCTTCAAGGTTTTTCATTCCCTCAGAGCACTTTTCTGAATCCATTTGAAGACCTTTGAAAGCAATTGTCAAATGTTCTCTCTGCAGTTCCAGATGTGTGCTATGTATCTGCCTTTGGGGTCAGCACACCATGCTGTTCCCTTTTTACCCAGGGATGCGAGCACTGATACACTGAATACTGTCTCATCATTGCAAATGAAACACAGCTTGATTTTTATCCAATATTTACAAATTGTATCATGCGAGGCTTCAATAACTGGTCTGTGTGTCTCTcgccctgtctgtctctcgccCTGTCTCGGTCTGTCCGTCCTCTCTCCCAGGTCCACATTCAGACCATCGGCATCCTGGTGTCAGAGAAATCAGAGCTGCAGACCGCTCTGTCGTACACACAGCAGGCTGCCCGCCAGAAAACAGGTGTGTTTTTTGGCGTGTAAGAAAGAGCCTGTGTGAGCAAGAGAAGGCATTTAATCGTCCAAGGCTGTGTTAATGTGTCTATGAATGTGAACGTGTTCAGTAATGTGATATATTGTGGTGTGTGTTCAGAGGAGGTGATAGAGAAAGAGATGGCGTtgatgtgtttaatatgaatGGGTGAGAGAGTCTATTTGTGTTactaagcgtgtgtgtgtgtgtgtgtgtgtgtgtgtgtgtgtgtgtgtgtgtgtgtgtttcaggggagGCTGAGGAGCTGAGTAACCGTCTCCAGGCCACCAAACAGAGAGTCTCTGAGCTGGAAAGaaccctgtcctctgtctccacACAACAGAAACAGTTtgacaaggtaacacacacacacacacactgaagaccgTTTGAGGAGGTAGTCTGCACGCTAGACTGATATTGCTACAGTTGAATGCTATGACCAATGACTATCGATTTGAGCTTTGCGGTAATGTCTAACAAATGATTGATGTTCTCTTGTATGTGCAGCATAACAAagagctagagaaagagagagacaacctgAGGCTAGAGGTGTACAGACTAAAGTAAGTCTTACCCTGAGTATGCTGACATTCTACTCCATGGCTGGCCTTTCCTTGTTTGATTTGTGGACTAGGTAGGGAAAGGAATATGGTGGATACCACACCTAGTCAGTTTGTGTGATTGTGATACATGGAGAGAGATGCCTGTCGTCTGCGGCGAGGTAAATCAGaggctctttgtgtgtgtgtgtgtgtgtgtgcacgttccTAGCTGACCCTCTGTCTCTGTGCAGTAGTGTGAGTGAGGAGGGGAGGCAGCAGAGTTcagagctgtcagagcagctcaagcTGAGGGTGAGCGAGAACAGTGCTATGAGACTGGACCTGGACGAGCTGCGCAAGAGACTGGAGATGACTGACGACATGCTGCAAcaggtaggcacacacacacacacacacggtgtctCTCACTTaatcactcacatacacacatccatTTGTTCTACAGTTGTTCAATTCTTTCTTTTTATTCCTAGTTTTCTAGTCAGTCAGGGCCTCCCAGTGCCAACCAGCAGATGCACTTACTACTGGAGGAGAAACTACAGATTGAGGCACACActgctcaggtgtgtgtgtgtgttagggttgaATACTTTCCCAGTATTTTATAAATGTTCCATCTCGAAAATAAATCACTTGACCCGGTATTTCCCGCCAAAACCGTAAGTGTCATTATAAagcattgggctcccgagtggcgcagcggtgtaaggcaatgcatctcagtgctggaggcgtcactacagacaccctggtttgaatccaggttgtatcacaaccggctgtggttgggagtcccgtagggcggccacaattggcccagcgtcatctgggtttggccggtgtaggtcattgtaaataagaagttgttcttaactgacttgcctagttaaataaagattaggTTTAATtaaaaaaggttaaattaaaaaattcAATATAAATACGCCTTTGTGTTTATTTGATTAGAGCTTTGGTTGAAAAATTCAAGCCTGGTGAGCaatacattaaagacatttaatgagcccaaggttaaaaagcccaaatgattgtgatccaatacatacagtgcctttggaaagtatttagaccccttgactttttccacatattgttacgttacagccttattctaaaatggattaaatcattttttcccctccacaataccccataatgacaaagcacaaacaggtttttagaaattttagcaaatgtatataattttgtctttttatttttttttatatcacattttacgtaagtattcagaccctttactcagtactttgctgaagcacctttggcagcgattacagcctcgagtcttcttgggtatgacgctacaagtttggaacacctgtatttggggagtttctcccattcttctctgcagatcctctcaaactctgtcaggttggatggggagtgttgctgcacagctactttcaggtctctccagagatgtttgatcgggtttaagtccaggctctggttgggccactcaaggatattcagagacttgtcctgaagccactcctgcgttgtcttggctgtgtgcttagggtcgttgtcctgttggaaggtgaaccttcgtcccagtctgaggtaccgagcgctctggagcaggttttcgtcaaggatctctgtacattgctccgttcatctttccctcgatcctaactattctcccaggccctgccgctgagaaacatccacacagcatgatgctgccaccaccatgcttcactgtagggatggtgccaggtttcctccagacgtgacgcttggcattcaggccagtgagttcaattttggtttcatcagaccagagaatcttgtcctttaggtgccttttggcaaactccaagcgggctgtcttttactaaggagtggcttccgtctggcccctctaccgtaaaggcctgattggtggagtgccgcagagatggttgtccttctggaagtttctcccatctccactgaaGAACTCTGGACCTCTGTCAGGGTGATCAtcaggttcttagtcacctccctgaccaagtcccttcttccccgattgctcagtttggccgagctgtcagctctaggaaaagtcttggtggttccaaacttcttccatttaagaatgatggagtccactgtggggaccttcaatgctgcagacattttatggtacccttccccagatctgtgcctcgattaaaatcctgtttcggagctctacggacaattccttcgacctcatggcttggtttttgctctgacatgcactgtcaactgtgggaccttatgtcgacaggtgtgtgcctttccaaatcatgtccaaccaattgaatttaccacaggtggattccaatcaagttgtagaaacatctcaaggatgatcaatagaaacaggatgcacctgaactcaatttcgagtctcatagcaaagggtctgaatacttatataaataaggtttTTTATTTgtcataaatgtgcaaaaatgtctaaacctgttttcacttgatgaggatatatatctatctatctttttcatctattttacaataaggttgtaacgtaacaaaatatggaaaatttcaagagttctgaatactttcctaatgcactgtagctctacatgcattgtgatctgcgctccatactgagatgggctgtctgtccccaccctgagcgttGATGATTCAGAGGACCCAGATTTAGACATGgcatataatttaacagttcGAATTTCACGCATGCTGTAATTTGTTATGATGTACCAGTCAATACACAAAGTTATTTATCCTGGGTAAAAGGGAGTGGTTGTGGCTGGTAAATCTCGGTACTGTGTTCCCGCCAttcaaccctgtgtgtgtgtgtgtgtgcctctctttAAAGTTTTGACTGCCACGCCATTGTGTTAAAGATCTCTTTTGGTGTCATCTGTAGTTAATGGAGTCGGTGGCCcagctgcagacagagagagaccgctACGCTGAGCAGATCCAGGAGGAGGGACAAGTTTGGAAGGACAAGACGGAGCAGCTGCTCTCTCAGGTACACTATGCTACCACCCCATTAGCACAACCTATAGAGGCGGCACAGCCCTGGACGTAACGCTATAAATACCTAGtcacgggcctcccgggtggcacagtggtctagggcactgcatcgcagtgctagctgcgccaccagagtctctgggttcgcgcccaggctctgtcgcagccggccgcgaccgggaggtccgtggggcgacgcacaattggcatagcgtcgtccgggttagggagggtttggccggtagggatatccttgtctcatcgctctcCAGCGACTCTTGTTGCGGGCCGTGCGCAGTGCGCGcgaaccaagggggccaggtacacggtgtttcctccgacacattggtacggctggcttccgggttggaggcgcgctgtgttaaagaagcagtgcggcttggttgggttgtgcttcggaggacgcatggctttcgaccttcgtctctcccgagcccgtacgggagttgtagcgatgagacaagatagtaattactagcgattggataccacgaaaattggggagaaaatgggagaaaattaaaaataaaaatacctaGTCACTTTAAGGTTGAGTTGATTGACGTGTGTCCTGTGAAGGTGACACTAgtagcagaggagagagacaggagcatCAGTCAGATCCAGGAGCTTGAAGCCCACATCACAGACCTGAAGCACACTGCAGGTGAGACACACAGCTACCCTCCTCGGTTTGCACGTCAATTCTCAAAAAGACCAACTTACTGCGTTGACCCTCCCCATCCTGTCAATCATTATCATTAAAATATTTGCATTGCCGTAAGGACTTTCCTTTCCTCCCCAGCCCTTTTGTCCCAGGAGAGAGGGGCCCAGGCGGAGCCCCAGCCCTCAGGGCCCTCGGAGAGTGAATTGGCCCTCCAGGAGGCCCTCGGCAgcctgcagcaggagagagactCGCTCAACTCACAGTTCCAAGCCCAGGtgatgaccacacacacactgccaggcaATAAtaacacacactgtgtgtgtcacACTCCTCAGTGAAGTTGCACTCTGAACACTTTCTCATCAGAGCATAGACTGATAAGATGAATTATGGGGTGGGTTGGTGCTGGTCTAGAATGAAATCCTGCACACCCTGTTCATCCCTGTTGTGTCTCACAACTGAAAACTCACTGTTCTCTGGCCTCCCTTCTCTGTTAATAGCTGCGTGACAATGAGCAGCTGAGTCGCATGTGCTCGGAGCAGGAGTCCCGTCTCTCGGAGCTGGAGCGCCATGCGGAGCTCGGGGCTGAGGATGCAGAGGACCGCAGGCGCATGCTGGAGGACGTGCAGAGTGACAAGGCCACCATCAGCCGCGCCCTGGCCCAGAACCGCACCCTTAAAGACCAACTGGCTGAGCTGCAGAACGGCTTCGTCAAACTGGTAATGAGGAGTGGTACCTTTTTTACTCTCCTGTTTACTTATGTGAAGTAATCACTGATCTGCCAGGTTTTATTAGTGTTTAAACATGGAATATGTGGAAACGCATCTTCAGTTATCCAGCCACATTCAGATCGGTGGTGACCTCATGAATGTGTTGAATGTCTCTGTGGTCCTAGACCAATGAGAACATGGAGCTGACCACTGCTCTGCAGTCAGAGCATCACGTCAAGAAGGAGCTGGGACGCAGGATGGGACAACTACAGGAGGACCTGCACAATGTCAAGGAGCAGGTAGGGACACGCGGGCACACACATGTCATGGTGAACAGGTACAGGAACAGCATATAGACACTCGCACGTCTCTTCCATCCCTAGTTGGATTTGAAGTCGCAGGAGTACCAGGCACTGCTGGAGCAGCGGGACCAGGTAGTGGCCAACCTACAGCAGTACTCTGCAGGCTATACAGCCCTGGCTTCAGAGCGAGAGCAGCTCCACAGACAGTACCTGCAGCAGAGCCAGCTGATGGACCGGCTGCAGCATGACGAGACCCAGGGAAGGGTTCAGTTGGAGATGAGCCACAAACAGCTGGAGCAATACCAGGTCAGGGACGGACACACACGCATGTAGTCACATATCcccgaatacacacacacagtcgcacaTGAAGAgacgcacacgtacacacagtgTCTGTGTTGACCCCTCTGGCGCCTTCTGCAGGAGAGGCTGGAGCAGTTGTCCAGAGATAACGAGCAGTTGAAGGCTGAAGTCACAGAGCTGCTCAACAGCTCAGCCCTGGCCACACTCCCCAGAAACCAGGGAGACGGAGTGGAGAGCCAATCCCTGCCAGAGAGCCCACAGAAGTCCTCGATCGCTATCCCAGAAGACTTTGAGAGCCGCGAGGAGATGGTGAGGAGAAAATACCTATCAGTGGGATCTAGTGTTCCCAAATGCTGTAGAGAATCCTACATCGAGGATTTCCAAAGTATTTCTCAGATAATTGTCTCTGAAGAATAATTCCTCcctttcgtctctctctctctcaggaggagTTTGTGCGCGGTGCGGTGGCGCGTGTGGAGGCAGAGCGAGACGAGGTGAGGAGCagactggaggaggagaggagactgcaCTTCGCTACCAGACACCAGGCTGCAGCACTCAGCATAGAGCGCCACAGTCATGACCACGACCACGGTCAGTGCCACGGTCACAGCCATGATGACCACAGTCACCTTGAACataca
The Salvelinus fontinalis isolate EN_2023a chromosome 10, ASM2944872v1, whole genome shotgun sequence DNA segment above includes these coding regions:
- the LOC129864127 gene encoding golgin subfamily A member 2-like isoform X4 (The sequence of the model RefSeq protein was modified relative to this genomic sequence to represent the inferred CDS: added 269 bases not found in genome assembly) yields the protein MADQSRQIKLAAAKKKLKEFQQKSSPASGGEGGPGAKKTRKVKGGSQPDTPSADRHSPDNIQSILKGLRQTNGLTLPAYGKSQNCPHDGNENHADENRPLSSTESLRQLSQQLNGLLSGSSTTYINGDSAPSPTNEKELESRNQELAAALDSSNLTNNQLNTKLDRLTEQSQELTDQLQKERREFEQKCVKEQGAMREQLQVHIQTIGILVSEKSELQTALSYTQQAARQKTGEAEELSNRLQATKQRVSELERTLSSVSTQQKQFDKHNKELEKERDNLRLEVYRLNSVSEEGRQQSSELSEQLKLRVSENSAMRLDLDELRKRLEMTDDMLQQFSSQSGPPSANQQMHLLLEEKLQIEAHTAQLMESVAQLQTERDRYAEQIQEEGQVWKDKTEQLLSQVTLVAEERDRSISQIQELEAHITDLKHTAALLSQERGAQAEPQPSGPSESELALQEALGSLQQERDSLNSQFQAQLRDNEQLSRMCSEQESRLSELERHAELGAEDAEDRRRMLEDVQSDKATISRALAQNRTLKDQLAELQNGFVKLTNENMELTTALQSEHHVKKELGRRMGQLQEDLHNVKEQLDLKSQEYQALLEQRDQVVANLQQYSAGYTALASEREQLHRQYLQQSQLMDRLQHDETQGRVQLEMSHKQLEQYQERLEQLSRDNEQLKAEVTELLNSSALATLPRNQGDGVESQSLPESPQKSSIAIPEDFESREEMEEFVRGAVARVEAERDEVRSRLEEERRLHFATRHQAAALSIERHSHDHDHGQCHGHSHDDHSHLEHTVSGSEGVAVEVHEALYVAMERLQQRFTSLMQEKADLKERVEELEHRCIQLSGETDTIGEYITLYQNQRAIMKQKHMEKEQYISMLAQDKEEMKAKLAELQDLVMRLVGERNEWYSLYTGALASAAANPDLLPAGEELVQAHHTHRRMELNAVDGQESADVSSAVKPDSTDPPHGGPSDQGQGLPPDSQALMRPQEDGTTRQIMQLLQEIQNPQGPRSVPFLGDNPCVPFFYRPDEQDEVKILVV